In Candidatus Saccharibacteria bacterium oral taxon 488, one DNA window encodes the following:
- a CDS encoding CHAP domain-containing protein, which yields MERKLALQRVAIIISIISLLFGSSPVFAELNTDQLRATFEDNSILFSNNSEDTNCSPNAAQRAGDAAGELVGEDNLKKAFNYFISKGAPKFVAAAIVGNLYQESKGNPILRQNKGSEPNPLKAGGKYHPWNPSKPAGMGDAWGIAQWDPGVAVLYWQQQAGVQGDVTSLEVQLAIVWWQLQNLAPTSRKNVLAEMTASGNVNEATSIMVKKFFGAGIPRTDIRAAYANKAMSWEPDPSIAAAAASGAATNCSDGNGGGGGTISEGGLNEEQAKKFMMNYGENKNNESRKAMGDYLWNTCNGGGSNCVSFSVFFLEKFTSTKNLGTTGNGEHVVKHLRNARKLPTGKTPKVGAVFSWSGGRYGHTGVVLGIQGDNVIVGHASCGNSGRGRGDGTQRGGGSGFILTGKVNDPKTWLGHLPDEFAYPEVDMTAVASYVGASTGGGGGNVAL from the coding sequence ATGGAACGAAAATTAGCCTTGCAAAGAGTCGCTATTATTATATCAATTATTTCGCTGCTTTTTGGGAGCTCACCGGTATTTGCCGAACTAAATACCGATCAACTGCGCGCGACATTTGAAGACAATAGTATCCTTTTTAGTAATAATTCTGAAGATACAAACTGTTCACCAAATGCTGCACAGCGGGCGGGCGATGCCGCAGGAGAGTTGGTCGGTGAAGATAATCTAAAGAAAGCATTTAATTACTTTATATCCAAAGGTGCGCCAAAGTTTGTTGCAGCAGCAATCGTTGGTAATTTATATCAGGAGTCAAAAGGTAATCCAATTCTTCGTCAAAATAAAGGCTCCGAGCCAAATCCGCTCAAGGCCGGCGGTAAGTATCACCCATGGAACCCGAGTAAACCGGCTGGTATGGGCGACGCCTGGGGAATCGCCCAATGGGACCCGGGCGTAGCTGTTCTTTACTGGCAACAGCAGGCTGGCGTCCAGGGTGACGTTACTAGCCTCGAGGTGCAACTAGCTATCGTCTGGTGGCAGCTTCAGAACCTTGCACCGACCTCGCGTAAAAACGTTCTTGCCGAAATGACAGCCTCGGGCAACGTAAACGAGGCAACCTCTATTATGGTAAAGAAGTTCTTTGGTGCTGGTATCCCACGAACCGATATTCGCGCAGCTTATGCTAACAAGGCCATGAGCTGGGAGCCAGATCCTTCTATCGCAGCAGCAGCGGCTTCTGGTGCCGCTACTAACTGTAGTGATGGTAATGGGGGCGGAGGCGGTACTATTTCTGAAGGTGGTCTCAACGAAGAGCAGGCAAAGAAGTTCATGATGAATTATGGCGAAAATAAAAACAATGAGAGCCGCAAGGCTATGGGTGACTACTTATGGAATACTTGTAATGGCGGGGGGTCAAACTGTGTGTCGTTCTCTGTATTCTTCCTTGAGAAATTTACTTCAACTAAAAACCTCGGCACCACGGGTAATGGCGAACACGTCGTTAAACACTTAAGGAACGCTCGAAAGCTACCGACCGGCAAAACACCAAAGGTCGGCGCCGTGTTTAGTTGGTCTGGTGGACGCTATGGTCATACCGGAGTCGTCCTCGGCATTCAGGGCGACAACGTTATTGTCGGCCATGCAAGTTGTGGTAATTCAGGTAGGGGCCGTGGTGATGGCACACAAAGAGGTGGTGGATCTGGCTTTATTCTTACGGGCAAGGTTAACGATCCAAAAACTTGGCTCGGACATCTTCCGGACGAGTTTGCCTATCCAGAGGTTGATATGACGGCAGTAGCTAGTTATGTTGGAGCAAGCACAGGTGGAGGTGGTGGCAATGTTGCACTATAA
- the dnaN gene encoding DNA polymerase III subunit beta → MKLTVTQENLARALANVGRIAASRNELAILNNILLRTDGSRLVVAATNLEIASTQYVGAKVERPGSITIPARLVSEFVASLPSGTVELEVKDEHLHLTADKFSSVINGVVADEFPELPTVDEQTAVRLDMSADELKKAVSQTIIATSSDATRAVLTGVYWHTYNGELYLAATDGYRLAEKRLMRFDGEITAIVPASTLQEVLRSLDTETSDVSLFFDETQVGFRTDHLEIVSRLIDGKFPDYRQLIPKLAETEVVIRKADFLRITKVASLFARESGGGITLKASHEQALLSIHSIASELGENTSEASAEVSSDGEITLNSRYLIESLGATDGETVTFSFNGKLSPCVIREQTPTPDCMHIVMPLKR, encoded by the coding sequence ATGAAGCTCACCGTCACCCAAGAAAACCTCGCCAGAGCCCTCGCTAATGTCGGGCGCATCGCCGCTAGTCGTAACGAACTGGCGATACTGAATAACATTTTATTACGAACCGATGGCTCTCGGCTGGTCGTAGCGGCGACGAATCTGGAGATCGCCTCTACCCAGTATGTTGGCGCCAAGGTCGAGAGGCCCGGCTCGATAACTATCCCAGCCCGACTAGTGAGCGAGTTTGTCGCCAGCCTGCCAAGTGGTACGGTCGAGTTGGAGGTTAAGGACGAGCATCTACATCTGACCGCAGACAAGTTTTCATCCGTTATTAATGGTGTCGTGGCGGATGAGTTTCCGGAGCTACCGACAGTGGATGAGCAGACGGCGGTGCGACTGGATATGAGTGCCGATGAGCTAAAAAAGGCAGTTTCGCAAACCATTATCGCGACGTCTAGTGATGCCACGCGGGCGGTGTTAACTGGTGTGTACTGGCATACCTATAATGGTGAGTTGTATCTAGCGGCCACGGACGGTTATCGGTTGGCGGAGAAACGGCTGATGAGATTTGACGGTGAAATTACCGCCATCGTGCCAGCATCGACACTCCAGGAGGTGCTGCGGAGTCTCGATACCGAAACAAGTGACGTAAGTTTGTTTTTTGATGAAACACAGGTCGGGTTTCGGACGGATCATCTAGAGATCGTGAGTCGGCTGATCGATGGCAAATTTCCCGACTATCGTCAACTGATTCCTAAACTCGCCGAGACCGAGGTGGTAATTAGAAAAGCCGATTTCCTGCGCATCACCAAGGTTGCCAGTCTCTTTGCGCGCGAATCGGGTGGCGGCATTACCCTCAAGGCTAGTCACGAGCAAGCGCTACTATCAATCCATTCAATTGCTTCGGAGCTCGGTGAGAATACCTCTGAGGCTAGTGCCGAGGTGTCGAGCGACGGCGAGATTACGCTCAATTCTCGTTATCTGATCGAGTCACTTGGCGCCACTGATGGCGAGACTGTCACCTTCTCGTTTAACGGCAAACTGTCGCCATGCGTCATCCGCGAGCAGACCCCCACGCCAGATTGTATGCATATTGTTATGCCGTTGAAGCGCTAG
- the dnaA gene encoding chromosomal replication initiator protein DnaA has product MNSQAIWQGVLGEIEVSIPPSSFSTWFKSTELDIISANEVAVLSPNPFVLTQLEKRYYQRIADGLKRSGLAVSTIHFRPKKTAARKQRLSRDEPNSAAATQPIIKQSKKSATNLNPRYTFDNFIVGSSNDLAHAACQAIAASPGTKYNPLYLYGGSGLGKTHLMQAVGNEIIKRQPSARVLYTTTETFVSEFLDSIRFKKKGFSDKYRNVDVLIVDDMQFIANKEKTQDEFFHTFNDLHQNDKQIIISSDKPPKSIPTLTDRLRSRFEWGMTIDVQMPDYETRCAIVTAKAGLSNVELSADVVEYLATNFKTNIRELEGALNQLLAYAEMQNITPDAETAEGLLGNIKRSRPQHITAKQIIDKTARHFGVEVKDVCSPKRDKYIMQPRQIAMYLLRSELKMSFPKIAQELGRKDHTTAIHSVDKISKEMLISVNVREQINDIRDKLYV; this is encoded by the coding sequence GTGAATAGTCAGGCTATTTGGCAGGGAGTGCTGGGTGAAATTGAGGTTTCAATTCCGCCATCGTCATTTTCGACCTGGTTTAAGTCGACCGAGCTTGACATTATATCTGCTAATGAGGTGGCCGTCCTATCACCCAACCCCTTCGTGTTGACACAGCTGGAAAAACGCTACTATCAGCGCATCGCTGACGGCTTGAAGCGAAGCGGCCTTGCGGTCTCGACGATTCATTTTCGACCCAAAAAAACAGCTGCTCGAAAGCAGCGCCTCAGCCGTGATGAACCAAATTCAGCGGCCGCCACCCAACCGATCATCAAGCAGTCTAAAAAATCAGCAACCAACCTCAACCCGCGCTATACCTTTGACAACTTCATCGTTGGCTCGAGTAATGACTTGGCGCACGCCGCCTGTCAAGCAATTGCCGCTAGTCCTGGCACCAAATATAACCCGCTTTATCTCTATGGCGGTTCGGGGCTTGGCAAGACCCATTTAATGCAGGCCGTTGGTAACGAGATTATTAAGCGCCAACCCTCCGCCCGCGTACTATATACCACCACCGAGACCTTTGTGAGTGAATTTCTCGACTCGATTCGCTTCAAGAAAAAAGGATTTTCCGATAAATATCGTAACGTCGATGTCCTGATCGTTGACGATATGCAGTTTATCGCCAATAAGGAAAAAACTCAGGACGAGTTCTTTCACACCTTTAACGACCTACACCAAAACGACAAGCAAATTATCATCAGCTCTGACAAGCCGCCCAAAAGCATCCCTACCCTGACCGACCGCCTGCGCAGTCGCTTTGAGTGGGGCATGACGATTGACGTGCAGATGCCCGATTATGAAACTCGCTGCGCTATCGTTACTGCCAAGGCCGGCCTGAGCAATGTCGAATTATCCGCTGATGTCGTTGAATATCTCGCCACCAATTTCAAGACCAATATTCGCGAACTTGAGGGGGCGCTCAATCAACTCCTCGCCTACGCCGAGATGCAGAACATCACGCCCGATGCCGAAACCGCCGAGGGGCTGCTCGGTAATATCAAGCGCTCTCGCCCGCAACATATCACCGCCAAGCAAATTATCGACAAAACTGCTCGCCACTTTGGCGTTGAGGTCAAGGATGTGTGTTCACCAAAGCGCGATAAATACATCATGCAGCCACGCCAAATTGCCATGTACCTGCTGCGCAGCGAGCTCAAGATGAGCTTTCCAAAAATTGCCCAAGAGCTTGGCCGCAAAGACCACACCACCGCCATTCATTCGGTTGACAAAATTAGCAAGGAGATGCTCATTAGCGTCAATGTTCGTGAACAAATTAACGACATCCGGGACAAGCTCTATGTGTAA